A window of Microbispora hainanensis genomic DNA:
GTCGCGGGCGATCCGGATGATGTCGGACGGCCGCTGGTTGTCCTGGTCGTCCAGGATCGTGCGCGCGAAGTCGAAGAATCTGCCCTGCGCCGCCGCGGCCTCGGCCGCCTCCGCCGCCGCGAGGGCGTTCGGGTGGATCTGCACGAGCGGGGCGTGCCGCCACACATAGCGGAGCCGGTCTCCGAGCACGTCGCGCACCTCCAGGATCGAGCCGGTCGCCTTGAGGCAGAAGCCGCACTGGAAGTCGCCGTACTCGACGATCGTGAAGGGAGCGTGCGGGTCGCCGAGCACGTGGTCGCGCTCCGGGTCGACCGGGCGCGCGAGCGTCTGACCCGAGTCGTCGTCGGGGCGCGCGGCATCCGAGATCCGGAAAGTGATCGTCGCGAGCACGAAGGCGATGACGGATGCCGCGAGCACGCCCACCCGTGCCTCGTTGCGCGCGAGCTCGTCGTCGATCGCGAGGTCCACGATGAACAGCGAGATGGTGAACCCGATCCCGCACAGGACGGCGCCGCCGAGGACGCGATCCAGGGTGAGCCCCGCCCCGAGCTCGCCGAGCTTCAGGCGCCGCAGGAGCGCGCTCGATCCGAAGACACCGAAAAGCTTGCCGGCGACGAGACCCACGACGATGCCCCACGTCAGGGCGGAGCGGGCGGCGCCGGCCAGGAGCTCGGAGCTCAGTACGACGCCCGCGTTGGCGAGGGCGAACAGCGGAAGGATGACGTACGCGACGTACGGGGCGTAGGCCGCCTGGAGCCGCTCGTTGATCGAGATGGATTCGCGGAGGCTGTTCGCGGCGGCGCGGGCATACTCGGTGCTGGGCGACTGGCGGAAGGTGCGCGCGAGCTCCAGTGCGTGTTCGACGTCGGTGCGGTTGGGGCGATACACGGGCACCAGCAGCGCGATCGCGACGCCCGCGAGGGTCGGGTGCACACCCGAGGCGAGGAAGGCCAGCCACACCACGATCGCGAGGGATACGTACACCGGCCCGCGGCCGCTGGGGAGATAGCGCGTGACGTACACCCCGGCGAGCCCGGCGGCGGCGACGAGGAGCGGCAGCGGGGTGAACCTCTCGGTGTAGACCAGCGCGATGATGCTGAGCGCCCCGATGTCGTCGACGACCGCGAGCGCCAGGAGGAAGACACGCAGGCGTCCGGGGACGCGAGGGCCGACCAGGGCCAGGGCGCCTACGAGGAAGGCCGTGTCGGTCGAGATCACGACTCCCCACGCGTGCTCGTTTCCGGAGCCCTGCGCGATGAGGACGAAAAGGAGCGCGGGCACCACCAGGCCCGCGACGGAGGCGGCGACGGGCACGAGGGCACGGGACCAGCTCGTCAGCTCGCCGATCGCGAACTCCCGGCGCACTTCGAGCCCGACGGTGAAGAAGAAGATCGCCATCAGCGCGTCGTTCACCAGCGCGTGAAGCGTGAAGTCCAGATGCCGGTCACCGACGCCGACCATCAGATCGGTCGCCCAGAACGTCTCGTACGACGGCAGGGACACGTTGGCCCAGACGATCGCCGCGAGCGTCGCGACGAGGAGGATCAGGGCGCCGATCCGGTTCTGGCCCATCGCGCCGATCCGCGCGGCGATCGACGGGCGCCGGCGAGCGCCGGTGGCACCCCGCTCAGGGGCGAGTGAGGTCTGGGTGACGGTGGGGTTCGTCATGATTACTCCCACGCCGGCCGTTCCCGCTCATGTCGGGATGCGGGTCGCGTGCGGCGATGACGGTGAACACGGTGGCGGCGAGGGCGAGTTGTCGCTTCTGTGCAATGTACGCGGTGCCGGGTCCTACTCGGCCTCGTCGACGAGAAGCTCCGCCGCGGGGTCGGCTTCGAGCCGCTCGTCCGGAATGGGCCGGCCGCTGCGCAACGAGACTCCGTACGTGCCGGCCCGCAGGCGCTCGCGGGCCCGGTCGAGCGCGGCCAACCGTGCGCTGAGCTGCTCGGCCACGGCATCGTCAAGCAGCTCTTGAGCGAGCGGGCTCGCCGAGTCGAAGACCGAGATCCTCGCGTCGGCGGCCGCCTCCAGGTCGGCCGCCCGCACCGCGGCCGAGTATGTGAGCAGTTCCTTGACGCGTGCACGTTCACGCTCGATCAACTCGTGTGCCCGGGTCGGGTCCAT
This region includes:
- a CDS encoding conjugal transfer protein TraR is translated as MDPTRAHELIERERARVKELLTYSAAVRAADLEAAADARISVFDSASPLAQELLDDAVAEQLSARLAALDRARERLRAGTYGVSLRSGRPIPDERLEADPAAELLVDEAE
- the nhaA gene encoding Na+/H+ antiporter NhaA — protein: MTNPTVTQTSLAPERGATGARRRPSIAARIGAMGQNRIGALILLVATLAAIVWANVSLPSYETFWATDLMVGVGDRHLDFTLHALVNDALMAIFFFTVGLEVRREFAIGELTSWSRALVPVAASVAGLVVPALLFVLIAQGSGNEHAWGVVISTDTAFLVGALALVGPRVPGRLRVFLLALAVVDDIGALSIIALVYTERFTPLPLLVAAAGLAGVYVTRYLPSGRGPVYVSLAIVVWLAFLASGVHPTLAGVAIALLVPVYRPNRTDVEHALELARTFRQSPSTEYARAAANSLRESISINERLQAAYAPYVAYVILPLFALANAGVVLSSELLAGAARSALTWGIVVGLVAGKLFGVFGSSALLRRLKLGELGAGLTLDRVLGGAVLCGIGFTISLFIVDLAIDDELARNEARVGVLAASVIAFVLATITFRISDAARPDDDSGQTLARPVDPERDHVLGDPHAPFTIVEYGDFQCGFCLKATGSILEVRDVLGDRLRYVWRHAPLVQIHPNALAAAEAAEAAAAQGRFFDFARTILDDQDNQRPSDIIRIARDLGLDLERFEKDLISAEVTGRVRDDMLDAEAMNITAVPTLFINGRRHVGPYDARSLLRALTTTTDAPVAE